The sequence ATCAAAAAATTCGAACCGTCCTTTCAATGTGGCAGCCACGCCATCTATTTCTGGATCATCATGGGCCTGGAGGAACACGGCAGGATAGAATCCTTAGAGTATCTTCCCGTCCAATCCTTCGAAAACGGCAACGTGACCCACAAGCACATGGAACTCTTCCCCACCGACGAGGAACTCTTCGGCGAGGAAATTGATCGCGTCTTGTGTTGAGACAAGAGCCTGTCCGCCTTCGAAAACAGGTTTGAAAACCTGTCTCCAGGGCAGATCATGCATCTATGGCCGTACCCTGGCCGAACCGTCCGAGGCTCTCAAGACCCGAACCTTGTCCCCGACAAAATACTCGGCATCGGCCTCCTGGACAATGGCCAAAATCTCGCCGTCGTCGAGTTCCACGGTAATTTCCAATCCATTCTTCTTGGTGATGGCCTCTTCACCAGCGCTGCCGACCACGGCCCCGCCCACGGCCCCGCCTACGGCCGCCAGGGTCGAACCGTGCCCCTGACCGATCATGCTCCCCAGGATGCCGCCGACGATGGCCCCTCCGAGCATCCCGATGCCGGACTGGGTGCCCTCAATCTGGACATGGGAGACCTTGAGGACCGTTCCATAGAAAACCTTGTTCACCTGCCGGGCCTGATTCCGGCTGTATACCTCGCCGGAACGGCTCGATGCGCAGCCGGCCATGAACAGACCGCCGATCAAGGCAATCACTAGACATTTGCGAGCCTGAAACACCACAATACCCTCCTCCGCCGACTCGGCGGATGAAAATTGACTGTTTGGACAAGGTGCTGTCTAATCGACCCATTGTCAGAATCGATTATAGCCGAGGAGCATACACCATGCAAATAACCGTTCTGGGGGGAGGAAGTTGGGGCACAGCCCTGGCCCGTCTTCTGGCCTTAAAGGGCCTCAAGGTCCACCTCTGGGTCCGAGAACCCGAATTGGCCGAACTGATTCGAGCCAGGAGGGAAAATCCCTGGTTTCTTCCGGGCGTTGACCTGCCTCCCGAACTGAGCGTCGATTCCAACCTCGAGCGTTCCATCGCCTTTTCCTCCGGCATCTTCCTCTTGGTCGTTCCCTGCCAGTTCATCCGCTCCGTGCTGTCCTCCGCCAGGGAGTTTTTCCCTTCCGACCCGATCTTTCTCTGCGCCAGCAAAGGCATCGAACTGGGCTCCCTCAAACCGATGTCCGTAGTCGTGGCCGAGGCCATGGCCCCAAAGCCCTGCAGATACGCCATCCTATCAGGCCCTTCCTTTGCCCGGGATGTGAGCGAAGGCAAGCCGACGGCTGTCTCGCTGGGCTGTGAAAATCTGGCTCTGGCCGAAGAACTCCAGCGCATGATGTCCACGGAGACCTTCCGGGTCTACACGAACCCAGATTTTCGGGGCGTGGAACTGGGAGGGGCGATCAAGAACGTCATGGCTATCGCCGCCGGCATCTCCGACGGGCTGGACTTTGGAACCAGCGCCAGGGCGGCTCTCGTCACGCGTGGGCTGGCCGAGATGTCCCGTCTGGGTTCAGCCATGGGCGCTGACGGCCGAACCTTCATGGGTCTCTCCGGCATCGGCGATCTTGTTCTGACCTGTACCGGAGATCTGAGCCGGAATCGACAGGTCGGCCTTCGCATCGGGGCAGGCGAGTCTCTGGAGGCCGTTCTTGCCAGCATGAACATGGTCGCCGAAGGTGTCAAGACCACCCAGGCCGTTTACGAACTGGCCGGTCGCCTCGGCCTGGATATGCCCATAACCGCCCAGGTCCAGGCCATGCTCTACGACGGCAAGGCTCCCAGCATAGCCGTGCGGGAGCTCATGTCTAGGTCTCTCAAGGAGGAATGACCCAGGCCGGCCTTGCTTACAAATTCGTCAGAATATCTCTCCTGATTCAACAATTTTGTTGATGTTTTTTTCGTCTCCGACAGTAGGTCCATCCCGCTTCAATGGCGGCATGCATTCTCAATCAGTGATGTTAACCATGGTCTGCCCGGATTTTCTTCCCGAAAGACCACCTCAAGCCAGCCTGTTTTCTTCCGGTACAATCAATGCAAAGCCAAGTTCCCCCAAGCGCGGGGGGAGCATCACCCCAGAAAAACCCCAGGGAGGGTTCGAGAATGTGCCGTTTGTTCGCCATGACCAGCCGGGAGCCCATCTCCCCCATGCGGGCCATCCAAGCCTTGGACGTCATGAAGGAAGGCCATGACGGCTCCGGAGTCGGCCTGTTTCTGAGTGGCCTTGGCGGGAGGTTCGAAGAGATCAAGGACTGCCCCATCCTTTCGGGAATCTTCACCGAAAAGGGTCTGAAGCAGCTGGACCTCTTCATGATGGACCAGGGCTTCATGACCAAGTACAAAATCTCCATCAAGCCCCGCGAAACTCCTCCTTCCGGAACTCCCAAAAGATACATCTACTTGGTCCGAGCCTACGAGATGCCTTCGGAATGGGACACCCTCTCTCAGGCTCAAAAGGAAATCCGGCTCCTGCGTATCCGCCTCACCCTCCGCCAGATGGGCGAAAAAAACGGTGAGATGACCGTGTACAGCTTCTGGCCGGATACGATCATGGTCAAGGAAGTCGGAGATCCCATGGCCGTTGGCGAATACCTCCAGCTCGACCGGCAGGATTTCTATGCCCGGGTTGTTTTGGCCCAGGGGCGCCAGAACACGAACTACGCCATCAATCTCTATGCCTGCCACCCGTTTTTCATTCAGGGATTGAGCACCATGACCAACGGGGAGAACACAGCCTTCATCCCCATTCGTGAGTACCTTTCCACTCAAAACATTCCGGGATACATCGGCTATCAGAGCGACTCCGAGGTCTTCACCCACATTCTGCACTTCACCATCCGCCGTCTTGGTCTGGATATTGACGCCTACAAGCACATCATCACCCCCTTGAGCGACGATGAGCTTGCCGGTCATCAGAACCGGGACTTTCTGCTCCGCCTTAAACAGCTCTGCCGGAAATTGATCATCGACGGCCCAAATTGCGTCATCGGCTGTCTGCCCGATACCTCCCTGTTCATGGCCCAGGACCGAAAAAAACTCAGGCCCGGCGTCGTCGGGGGCAAGCCCGGAATCTGGGCCTTTTCATCGGAATTCTGCGGCCTTGACGCCGCCATCCCCGACCGTGACCCGGCCAATGACTACCAACCCATGCACCTCGAGACGGCCATCGTGCCTCCAGACCGCCAGGAGATCGTCATATGCTCCCAAAAAGACCCATTACGCCGTCCACACTAGGTCCCAAAGACCTGCCCTGGCTCATCGACTGGAAGCGGGATAAATGCGCCCTGTGCGGCCGTTGCACTTCGGTCTGTCCGGTGAACGCCCTGGAACTCGGCGTCTTCCGTCAACGCAGGATCGACGTCAGCCCTAGTCTCGTGGACGGGGTCAAGACCGGGAGTTCGGTG is a genomic window of Deltaproteobacteria bacterium containing:
- a CDS encoding glycine zipper 2TM domain-containing protein; translation: MAGCASSRSGEVYSRNQARQVNKVFYGTVLKVSHVQIEGTQSGIGMLGGAIVGGILGSMIGQGHGSTLAAVGGAVGGAVVGSAGEEAITKKNGLEITVELDDGEILAIVQEADAEYFVGDKVRVLRASDGSARVRP
- a CDS encoding NAD(P)-dependent glycerol-3-phosphate dehydrogenase, yielding MQITVLGGGSWGTALARLLALKGLKVHLWVREPELAELIRARRENPWFLPGVDLPPELSVDSNLERSIAFSSGIFLLVVPCQFIRSVLSSAREFFPSDPIFLCASKGIELGSLKPMSVVVAEAMAPKPCRYAILSGPSFARDVSEGKPTAVSLGCENLALAEELQRMMSTETFRVYTNPDFRGVELGGAIKNVMAIAAGISDGLDFGTSARAALVTRGLAEMSRLGSAMGADGRTFMGLSGIGDLVLTCTGDLSRNRQVGLRIGAGESLEAVLASMNMVAEGVKTTQAVYELAGRLGLDMPITAQVQAMLYDGKAPSIAVRELMSRSLKEE
- a CDS encoding glutamate synthase, with the protein product MCRLFAMTSREPISPMRAIQALDVMKEGHDGSGVGLFLSGLGGRFEEIKDCPILSGIFTEKGLKQLDLFMMDQGFMTKYKISIKPRETPPSGTPKRYIYLVRAYEMPSEWDTLSQAQKEIRLLRIRLTLRQMGEKNGEMTVYSFWPDTIMVKEVGDPMAVGEYLQLDRQDFYARVVLAQGRQNTNYAINLYACHPFFIQGLSTMTNGENTAFIPIREYLSTQNIPGYIGYQSDSEVFTHILHFTIRRLGLDIDAYKHIITPLSDDELAGHQNRDFLLRLKQLCRKLIIDGPNCVIGCLPDTSLFMAQDRKKLRPGVVGGKPGIWAFSSEFCGLDAAIPDRDPANDYQPMHLETAIVPPDRQEIVICSQKDPLRRPH